From the Phyllobacterium sp. T1293 genome, the window TTTGTATCTATGGCAAGATCCCATAGCCCCGCATAATCTCGATCTGAACAAGATTAGCTCCAGCATTATGGTAATGCGCATGCCATACGTTCAGACTGATGCTGCCACATGCATGGGAAACACAGACGTTTGGGCGGCAATATTCGAAAGGGTTCGTATTCTGCAGTATATGCGTGGGAAACTGCACGCGCCTGAACCCGGCTATTATGTATCTCCCAACTATTTTTAGCAGAATTTTCCCGGCCCCGTATTCTCTTAATATGGCATCAAAATCGCTCTGACGATCCTTGGGGATCGCACCACGAGCCGGTGGAACCAGAATCCCGTCAGAGTTGTTACTCCTTACGTCCCTTTCGCTGTGGTAGAAATATCTCACCACCAAGATTGAGAGCAGTGAATGAATTGCGCCTCGTCCACGAGGCGCGGGAGTTTGCATAAGGTAGGAGTTTGCAAAGCCATGACCAATTCAACTGACAACGGACAGAAAGGCAGTCAGTCTGCCATGAATACACCACCGGTCGTATCGCCGCAGGCGTGGGAGGCCGCCCGCGAGGAACTGCTCGTGAAGGAAAAGGCACATTCCCGGGCACGCGACGCCCTTGCCGCCGAACGCCGGCGCATGCCTTGGACGGCAGTGGAAAGGGAGTATGTGTTCGATGGGCCTGCGGGCAAGGCCAGCCTGCTTGATCTGTTTGACGGACGGCGCCAGCTGATCATCTATCGTGCCTTCTTCGAGCCCGGTGTATTTGGCTGGCCCGACCATGCGTGTCGAGGTTGCTCCATGGTGGCCGATCAGGTCGCGCATTTGGCCCATCTGAACGCCCGTGACACGACTCTTGTTTTTATTTCGCGGGCGTCGCAGGCTGAAATAGCGCGACTGAAGTCGCGGATGGGCTGGACGATGCCCTGGTTCACGATCACAGACAATTTTGATGCCGATTTCGATGTGGGCGAATGGCATGGCACGAACGTGTTTTACCGCGATGGCGAGCGCGTGTTCCGCACCTATTTCGTCAACAATCGTGGTGACGAGCAGATGGGGAACACCTGGAATTACCTCGATATCACACCACTTGGCCGTCAGGAGGTCTGGGAAAATTCGCCGGAGGGTTATCCTCAGACCCCAACCTACAAGTGGTGGAACTGGCATGACAGCTATGTCGCCGATGCGGTGCCTGATAAGAAGTGGGTCGAGGTGTCGGACATCGGAGAGGCGGCATTCCGGAATCAGGATAACGCTGGGAAGTCCTGACCGAGCTTTTGATCCTTGAGTGGAAAGTATTGATAAATAGTCGGCAAGTGTTGGAGGCAATAATTGCCTCCAACAGAGCCAGTCCATTGCATAAAAGTTTATTCCACCTGATGAGGATACAAATGAATGGTCCAGCGTGATTGGGCATCCATTTGTATCCTCATCGATATAGGCGTAAGCTCCAGAAAACTAACGTGGAGGGAGCTGTCATGAAAAATGTTCTTGCTCTGATCGTTGCTGGTTTGATTACGATTGTCGTCAGCCTGACGTCGGTTACGCCGTCTATTGCCTCACCAATTTCCGTACAGAGGGCCCCGATCGCTTCGAATGTGGAGCAGGTCAGGTATAAGCACCATCATCGTCGGCACTGGGGTCATCGCTACCACTATCGCCATGGTTGGGGGCGTCACCATCATCGCCGCTACCATTGGAGCAATCATCACTATCGGCACGGGCATTGGAGGCACCATCGCACTCACCGGTACTATTATCGCTTCTAGCGCCGGACGCCCGCGTTTAATCTGAGGAATGGAATAAAGTCTGTTGCCGTTGAAATAGTTGTCCTCGTGTCCGGGGACAACAGGGCTTTTTGATCAGGCCAGTAAGGTGCTTGTGGAACCTGCACCTCTTACGCAGTTTGATGCGGATGTTTCGGGAGGAACAGTTATGAGTATTTTCTCTCCAGGGAATGCGGATGACAGCCAAGAGCGGGATGCTGAACGCCGGGAGGCAATGCGAGCGCGATTTTTGGATTTCGTTGATTCAAAGGATATGTACCGGATCTATCAGGAAGGAATGGCCGCTGGCTGGAGCCTGGGAGATGTCCAGAGGGCAATTGACGCTCTTGTCGAAGCAAAGGCTGATGAGTTCCGTACAAAAGAACGACCCTGATAGGCCAGCTATCGCGATGGTCAGCGGCTGCAATCTGTTCCAATAGCCCAGATACCGTCCATCGGGTCTGCCGACACAACGGGTGTGGTGTTTTCAATAGCAACGGGAACTGCTCAAAATCAAAAAACGGCGGGCTTTTGGCCCACCGTTTAAAGAAAATGACGTGACTGGAGATCTCATCATCGCAATCTGGAAATGCAGTCCTTCTACATGCCAGACACTCATTGATATGATGCTTTTTGGGCCGAGGCCTTATAAACCCGGGGGCGTGCCCCCGGGATCTCTCCAAATCTCAGTCGATTAGAAATTGCGCTGGAAACGGATCATGCCACCGAATGCATCATCATTGCCGCGCTGACCATCAAACTTGGTGTAGTCGATTTCCGGTGTGATGACCAAGCCAGGTACCAGCTCGTACTGTACGTTCAGAGCAGCAGCCCATGTGCCGTCTTCTTCGTAAGCTACCTGACCGTTAACTGTTGCCTTCTCAGAAACCTTCGCAGTCAAACCGCCCCAGATTGCGTAATCGCCGTACCAGGTGCCGAACCAGTTGCCATTGGCAGAGGTTGAATCATCCCAGTCGGACTGATAGCCACCCATGACGAAGGCAGACACTGTATCGCTGAACTTTACGTCCAAACGCAGCTTGCCAGCCCATTCTTCCACGCGAGAGTCGTAACCGACAACGCCAGAGATTGAGCCCCAAGCCTGTTCGAACTTCGCGCCGGCCAGAACGTGTGGCATGTAGTCATCGATGCGATGATCGATTGTGCCGCCTGTCGGATAGGTGATAGACGCGCCCTGTTCAGCAGCGATGATCGCCGAGAAACCGTTGCCGCCTGTGAAGGTGTAGCTAACCTGGTTGGTTGTAGCAGACTGGTAGTTGATCACGTCGTCATTGATCACGCCGCCAGCATAACCGGTCCACGAACCGTAGATTTCGTCAGCAACACCGATGCGGAAGCCGCCGAGTTCGATGTACGCCTGAGGAAGTTCCGTTGCATTGACGCCGTTGGTATACTGAAAACGTGTTTCAATATACGAACGAAGGGTGCCGAGTTCTGTTTCCGAGCGAGCGTCGAAACGGACAGTCGCACGTGAACGCTTCCACCAGGTGCCGAGTTCGCCGCCGCTGTAGACGTCGTCGCCGCCAACTGCGTCATAACGCAGATAACCGCTGATCTTCAGGCAGGTTTCAGTTCCTGGAATATAGAAAAATCCGGCGCCGTATGCGTCGCAAACGCGAACGTATTCAACGGCTTCCGGTTCAGCGACAACAACTGCGTCAGCAGCGCGTGCGCCTGTTACTGCAATCAGGGCTGCAGCAGAGCCGAAGAGAATGCTCTTGATGTTCATATTGGTCCCCCAATGGTCTTCATTGACCTTTATTGCTTAAATCACTTCGACCGGGGGTAGCAACACCCAACTCTTAGTTGAGTTGTAGTTGAGGTCGCAATGTTGCCGCAATGTCACAAATCGGCCACACAATCAGCTGGTTTTAATATTAAACCATTGTAAAATATATGGAAATAACTGGTCATATTTTGAAATGCGTCGAAAATGTGCCGATCCGCCGCGGTCTATGAAGCGCGAATCACCATGTATTGGGTTGCAGAATGCAACTAAATGGTGCGAGGGCGCCAAACTATACAGTCGATATGGAGGTTATTCTGCAAATATTCTATTATGGTCAAACGGCCTTATCGATGGGCCCACTTGCAATGGGATATTCGGACAATTCTGGTTGCTTATCGCAACTCATTCTTCTCCGCAGCGCCAGCCGCGCAGCATATCGAATGGCTCCAGACCATCCCAGGCTTGCGCCTTGGTCGTGCTGCGGCCACCAAGACTGCGCAGGGCGGAAAAGCCAGCAAGATCAAACAGGCGCTGAAACAATCGGGTTTCTGTTGGCGGCGCAAAGTTTGCAGCGCAATCGGACAAGTTGAGTTCGCGTTGGTCGGACATCGGCAATCTCCCTGACAGCCGTTTGTTCTATGGCAATCGCCATACAACGTAGCACTAGACCGATCGCCATACAACATGCATAATAGCGATTATGCCACGTCCATCAGATGCAAAGACCCGCTTTATCGACACCGCAGTGATCCTGTTTCAGGCGCATGGCTATCATGGTGTCGGGTTGTCAGAGATTATCGAGCAGGCAAAGGCGCCCAAGGGCTCCTTCTATTTCCATTTCCCCGGCGGCAAGGAAGAGCTGGCTGAGCACGCGGTGCGCAGCGCTGGCGGCTATCTTATCTATGTGCTGAATAAGAGTTTTCGAGATGCGCCCAGTTTTCGCGCCGGTGCGGAGTTGATGATCGCACGCCTCTATGATTCATTTGAGGCGTCCGGATGGACACTGGGGTGCCCCATCACCAGCGTCTTGCTTGATACCACACCCAAGTCTGAACGGCTTTCGCTTGCCATCAAGGATGTTATGGAAAGCTGGATCAACTGCCTTGCGGACCAGATAATAAGGTTTCATCCCGAGGCGAATGGCCGGGCGCTTGCCATGAAAATTCTCGTCTCACTGGAAGGGGCGTGGATATTGGCGCGTATGTTGCGCTCACGCGAACCCTTTGATCAGGTGATGAGCGTTATTACCGCAAATGAGGTTTAGAGCATCGTAGCTTATTGACGGACCCATGCTCTAGGCCGTCACGACGGCAATCCCCATGTCATCATAGGCGGCCGTGGCGTCGGCAGGCGTATCTCGTTCAACGATCAGGCATTGCACATAATTCATCGGCACGACCACATAGGGCGAGGCGGCTCCAAGTTTCTCAGATGAAGCGAGCACAACTGTTTCGGCTGCATAGCGGCACAGGGTTCGCTTCACGGTTGCTTCCTCGGAATCACCTGTTGTCAGGCCGATTTCCGGATGGATGCCCGTTACCCCCATGAAATAGATGTCGGCGCGGTAGTACGCGATGGCTTCGATTGTCGACGCACCCACGGCCACCATCGAGTGTTTGAACAAGCGTCCGCCGATCATCTCGACCGTAATATTAGGGTGATTGATCAGTTCTACCGCAATGCTCGGGCTGTGAGTGATAATGGTCGCTTCGAGATCAATCGGCAGGTGGCGGGCCAACTGGACGGCTGTTGTGCCTCCATCGACAAAAATAACCTGTCCCGGCTGAATCATGGCCGCAGCGGCACGGCCAATGGCTTTCTTGCCATCGGTGGCAATCGTCTGGCGCCCGGAGAAGTCGGCAAGGGCAGGCGAGGCGGGCAATGCACCGCCATGGACCCGCTGCAACAATCCTTCTGCTGCCAGCTCGCGCAAATCCCGCCGGATTGTATCTTCCGAAAGATTGAGGTCGCGGCTGAGCGTCTTGGCGACGATCTCGCCCGTTTCCCGCAAAACCGCGAGAATGTGTGCCTTGCGCTGCTGTGTCAGCATATCTCTCTTACCATTTCTGCATGTTATTTCTTGACTCTGCACGAAATTACACGTTTCATCAAGCCAATCCCGCAACATGGTGGTGTCAATGACGAAGCTTGCTGAACGTGTCCGTATCCAGACTGTCAAAACCCTTTCCGATGACTGGTATGTGCTGAAGAAGACGACATTTGACTATCAGCGTGGCGACGGCACATGGCAGACACAAAACCGCGAGACCTATGATCGCGGCAACGGTGCAACGATCCTGCTCTGTGACCGTGCGCGGCGCACTGTGATATTGACGCGGCAATTCCGCTATCCGGCTTTCGTTAGCGGCTATACGGAACTCCTGATCGAAGCGCCCGCGGGTCTGCTGGACAATATCTCGCCGGAAGAGCGTATTCGCGAGGAGGTGGAGGAGGAGACCGGATACCGTGTCCACCATGTGCAGAAAGTCTTTGAGGCTTTCATGAGCCCGGGCTCGGTGACGGAGAAACTCTATTTCTTCGTCGGTGCCTATACCGCTTCGGATCGTATTGCCGATGGTGGCGGCCTTGCATCTGAAGGCGAGGATATCGAGGTGCTGGAACTGCCGTTTGCTGAAGCATTTGCGATGATCGGAACGGGCGCCATTCAGGACGCCAAGACAATCATGCTGCTCCAATATGCAGCCCTGCATATTTTTGCTTGAACCATCCAGAACGCACGGAGAAAGCAGATGCTTATTCTGATTGCCGGTCCATACCGGTCCGGAACCAATGATGATGCCGACAAGATGGCGGCCAACCTGCAACGTCTGGAAGAGGCGTCATGGCCGCTGTTTCAGGCCGGGCATTTACCCATGATCGGTGAATGGGTGGCTCTGCCCGTGTGGAATGCGGCAGGCGGCAGACAGGTTGGCGATGAACTCTATGACCAGATATTCCATCCGGCAGCAGGGCGATTGATCGCGCTTTGCGATGCGATCCTGCGGCTTCCCGGCGAGTCAAAGGGGGCGGACAATGATGTCCGCCTTGCCAATGAACGTGGCATTCCAGTCTATTACAGGCTGGAAGATGTGCCGGGTTATGTGGCGGGCACCAGTTCCGGACGCTTTTCCGTGGCAAAATAGAGAAGCGCCAGAACCGGAAGGGTAAATCCGATCCAGGATGTCAGCCACCAGCCGCCATGGGCAAAAGCCCAGCCACCCACGGCAGAGCCAATTGCACCGCCTGTAAAGAAGGTAGCCATATAAAGTCCGTTAAGGCGGCTGCGATATTCCGCGCCCAGCGAGAAGATTGTGCGTTGTCCAAGCACGAGACTGGTGGTGACACCAAAATCAAGCAGGATAGCAGCTGCGGTAAGAAGGCCCAGAGCCAGTGTCGAGCCGTGGGGACCCAAATGGGTTATGAGGAACGATGCAGCGACAAGCAGCATGGCAAAAGCGGTGGCCGGACGTGTGAGGCCGCGATCGGCCCAACGCCCGGCAATCGGTGCTGCGATGGCACCGGCAACGCCTGCAAGCGCAAACAGAGCAATGCCGCCCTGTGACAGGCCGAATTCAGGACTGGCCAAGAGCAGCGGTGTGGTTGTCCAGAACAGGCTGAATGCACCGAACATGCAGGCCTGATAAAGTGCGCGGCGTTGCAGGATGGGTGTTGTCACGGCAAGGCGGCCCATGGATGACAGCAAATGGCTGTAGGTGGGTTTCGATGTGGGAACCCGCTTGGGCAGGGCTAGCGCCAGAACGATCATCAAGACGATCATTGTGGCTGACGACAGATAGAAGACCGCATGCCAGGATGAAACCTGTGCAATGAAACTGGATACCGGGCGCGCCAGCATGATGCCCAGCATCAACCCGCTAACGACATTGCCGACAACCTTGCCACGAGCCGCTTCCGGCGCCATGTGGGCGGCATAGGGCACGAGAATCTGCACGGCGACGGAACCGAGGCCGATAAAAAGTGCCGCTGTGAGAAACGGCAATGGATGGGTGACAAGACCTGCAGCCAGCAAGGCAGCGGCGCCAGCGAGAACGACTGTCAGTATGAGGCGGCGGTTTTCGAAAAGATCGCCAAGCGGCACAATCAGCAGCAGGCCGAGGCCGTAGCCAATCTGCGTCAGCGTGACGATGAGGCCGGCTGCTGCCGGTGACATGCCAAGTTCAGCACTGATGGGACCGGCCAGAGGCTGCCCATAATAGAGATTGGCGGCAATCAATCCGCAGGCTGTTGCAAGCAGAAGGGTCAGCCACGGGGAAATGGCCTGTTGATCAGACGCAGCGTCTGAGTGTGGGGTGGACATGGGTAGCTCCTTGGGAGGAAATGAAGTCAAAAGGCAGATCAGATCAGGGTCTTCATGGCCACGTCAACGGTAGCCACCATTTCTTCGCGCGTTCGGCCGGTTTTCCCGACAACGCGCATGCCCTGCACAAGGCAAAGCATCATTCGGGCAGTAACCTTGCCATCAATATGGGTAGGTACCGAGCCGTCTTTCCGGCCCTGTTCGATCAGTTCCAGAAGCATGGCCTCATTGGTAGCCATTGCCGTTGCAACCTTTTCCGCCACTTCCGGATCAAACGTTGCCAGTTCCGTGGCACAGTTGACGACAAGACAACCCCGTTTGCCCTGTATGCCATGGGAAGCATCGGCAAAAAATGTCAGGGCGTCACGGATGCGGTCATAGCCGGGTTTTCCCGTTTCGACAGTGGCGCGCAATTTGCCACTCCGGATAGCCCGATAGCGATCGAACACCGCCAGAAATACACCGCGCTTGTCCTTGAACGCCTTGTAGACGCTGCCCGACGCCAATTGCATGGCCTCGGTCAGATTGCCTATTGAGGTGGCGTGATAGCCCCGGTCGCTAAACACAAGCAAAGCCTTGTCGAGCGCTTCGTTCATGTCGAACTCACGCGGACGGCCACGGCTGCGCGCAGCAAAAGTGCTTGATGAAGTGGTTTCAGACATTTCCCCATATAGGGAGAGATCGTTTCCTAAATCAAGCGTTTTGTTCGGCAGCCAGTATTATCAGATACTTTGTAGCCTCATTGCTTGCGCGCGTTGGCGACATTATCAGGCGTGATAGCGGATTGCTTGCCACCGAAATGCCCCAGTACATAATTGCTGAGTGCCGCGATCTCGACATCCGAATAGGCATTGGCAAAACCCGGCATGGACTGTCTGCCCTGCTGCGTTGTCATATGCGCACCCTTCAGAATGACCTGTATGAGATTGGTTCCATCGGGATCGTTGACCGTACGGCTCCCCTTAAGCGAGGCATAGGGGGTTTGCAGGCCTTCGCCATTCCAGCCATGACAGCTTGCACAGGCACCCTGGAAAATCTTGAGGCCAAGACTGTCCTGTGTTGCCGCATTCGCAGCAGGGGCATAGGCGGTGGATGCGGTCAGTGTGGCCGGTTCAGCCTTGACGATTGCCTTATCAGCCGAGACTTGCGGCGGTACCGATTTCACATAGGTGACAATGGCCTTGATATCCTCGGGCGTCAGATGACGCAGGCTGAAATCCACAGCTTCACCCATGCTGCCGGTAGCCGAACCGCGACCCTCCGCATGACCCTTGGAGAGGTAGTCGAACAGTTGCTGATCGGTCCAATTGCCGATGCCGGTCTGCTTGTCGGAACTGATATTGTAGGCTTTCCAGCCCTGTAGTTCGGCTCCAGCGAATTTCTTGCCATTGTTGACTGCAAACATCAGATTACGCGGCGTGTGGCACTCGCCGCAATGGGCCATGGCCTCGACCAGATAGGCGCCCCTGTTCCATTCCTCGCTCTGTTTCGGATCAGGCTGCAAGGGGCCGCTTGGCACAAACAGCAGGTTCCAGAAGCGCATGACGTAGCGCTGGTTGAAAGGGAAACCCAATTCATTCTTCGGTGCTTCTGCGCTGACAGGCGGCAGGCTGAACAGATAGGCTTTGATGGCCAGCGCGTCTTCCGTCGTCATCTGGGCATAAGCCGCATAGGAAAAGGCCGGGTAGAGATTTTGCCCCTCCTTGTCGATGCCCTGATGCAAAGCGCGCACGAATTCCGCATCGGTCCAGTTGCCGATGCCGGTTTCCTTATCGGCAGTGATATTGGGGGAATAGATCGTGCCGAATGGCAGCTTGAAGGCAAGACCGCCCGCATAGGGCTTGCCGCCCGCCGTGGTGTGGCAGGCAACGCAGTCCGCCGCGCGGGTCAGGTATTCACCGCGATCAATCAGTGCCTGACCGGTCGGCAGTTTAGCGGCAGCTTCCGATACATCCGGCAGGGATGCCGGTTTGAACAGGAAGATTGCGACGCCCGCAGCGATAACAACCACTGCGGCGAGAAAAAGGAGGCCCAGTCTCTTCATGATTCAGACCTCACAATTCTTCAGATGCAGTTTCAGAAGGCTCCTCGGCCTTTGTGGTTGCCAGAGCAGCGAATAAGGGTGCTGTCAGCGGCGGTATCATCGAGACACTCTTTTTCTCGGTTCCGCCCGTTTTCAGCTCGTCCCGGTTGAAGGGAAGCGTGCGCAGACGCTTGCCGGTTGCCGAGAAGATGGCATTGCCCAAGGCTGGTGCGGCGGAAACCGTTGCGGTCTCACCGATACCACCGGGGGATTCGGTGCTCTTGACGTGATGGATCTCGATTTTTGGCGCTTCATTGTTGCGCAGGATGCGGTAGTCGTGGAAGTTGCTCTGGTCTACGCGTCCTTCACTGAAGGTGATGCCACTATAAAGCGCTGCGGAAAGCCCGAAGATCAGCCCGCCTTCAATCTGTGCTTCAACCGTATTGGGATTGATTGTCACGCCGCAATCAACAGCGACAACTGCGCGGTGCAGTGTGATTTCACCTGCGGGTGAGACCGAAATCTCCAGTACCGCCGCCATGAAGCTGCCGAAGGCGTCATGCAGCGAGATACCCCGCCCCATGCCAGCGGCGAGCGGTGTGCCCCAGCCGGATTTTTCAGCAACAAGTTCAAGCACGCCTGCCACGCGTGGCTGGTTCTTGGTCAATGCCCTCCGGTATTCTACGGGGTCCTTGCCCGCCGCATGGGCAAGTTCGTCCATGAAGCTTTCAACCACAAACACATTGTGGGTGGGGCCAACCCCGCGCCACCATGTGATCGGAACCGGCGGGTCCTCGCGCACCCAGTCGACGTGAATGACGGGCAGGTCATAGGGAGGCTTTGCAGCGCCCTCGACCGCATCGTCATCAAGCTTATCCTCAGGCCAGCCGCTCGGGATGTAATTTCCGAGCACCGAACCACCGGCAACATGGTCAACCCACACTGTTGGCAGACCGTCTTCGCCAAGGCCCGCAGATATGCGGTCATAATAGGCGGGGCGGTAAAGATCGTGCTGGATGTCTTCTTCGCGGGTCCAGATCACCTTGACGGGATAGCTGACCTGCTTGGCGATGGCGACAGCCTGTGCCACGGATTCGGCCACAAGGCGACGACCAAAGCCACCGCCGATCAACTGATTATGCAGGATGACCTTTTCGAGTGGATAGCCTGTAACCTGTGCGGCGACACCCTGCGCAATCGCAGGCACCTGCGTGCCAACCCAGATTTCGCATTCATCGGCGCGGACATGCACGACGCAATTGATGGGTTCCATCGGCGCATGCGCAAGGAATGGAAGCTCATAGGTAGCCTCGACCTTCTTGGCCGCAGCCTTCATCTTGGCTTCAACATCGCCCTCCTGGCGCGCCATGATCGGCTTTTTGTGCTCGGATGCGGCTTTGAGGGCCGCCATGATGTTGCTGCTGTCAAGTTTGGCATTCGCGCCTTCATTCCAGGTGATGTTAAGTGCTTCAAGGCCCTTCTTCGCAGCCCAGAAATGGTCGCCAATGACGGCAACGGCATTGTCGAGCTTGACGATATCGCGCACGCCCGGAATAGCGCGTGCTGCCTTGTCGTCCACATCCTGCAGCTTGCCGCCAAAGACGGGGCAGGCGGCGACAGTCGCGACCTTCATATCGGGCACACGGATATCGATGCCGTACTTTACAGCACCATTGACTTTGCCCGGTGTATCAAGCCTGCGGCTGGATTTACCGATCAGCTGGAAGTCCTTCTGGTCCTTCAGCTTGACCTCTGTTGGTACAGGCTGCTTTGCGGCTGCGTCGGCAAGAGCGCCATAGGCGAGCTGGCGGCCGGTTGGCTGATGGGTAACAACGCCAAGCCTGGCGGCGCATTCCGTCACGGGCACCGACCATTCGGCTGCTGCTGCTGCAACCAGCATCATCCGTGCTGTTGCACCCGCTTTGCGCAGCGG encodes:
- a CDS encoding DUF899 domain-containing protein: MTNSTDNGQKGSQSAMNTPPVVSPQAWEAAREELLVKEKAHSRARDALAAERRRMPWTAVEREYVFDGPAGKASLLDLFDGRRQLIIYRAFFEPGVFGWPDHACRGCSMVADQVAHLAHLNARDTTLVFISRASQAEIARLKSRMGWTMPWFTITDNFDADFDVGEWHGTNVFYRDGERVFRTYFVNNRGDEQMGNTWNYLDITPLGRQEVWENSPEGYPQTPTYKWWNWHDSYVADAVPDKKWVEVSDIGEAAFRNQDNAGKS
- a CDS encoding porin, with product MNIKSILFGSAAALIAVTGARAADAVVVAEPEAVEYVRVCDAYGAGFFYIPGTETCLKISGYLRYDAVGGDDVYSGGELGTWWKRSRATVRFDARSETELGTLRSYIETRFQYTNGVNATELPQAYIELGGFRIGVADEIYGSWTGYAGGVINDDVINYQSATTNQVSYTFTGGNGFSAIIAAEQGASITYPTGGTIDHRIDDYMPHVLAGAKFEQAWGSISGVVGYDSRVEEWAGKLRLDVKFSDTVSAFVMGGYQSDWDDSTSANGNWFGTWYGDYAIWGGLTAKVSEKATVNGQVAYEEDGTWAAALNVQYELVPGLVITPEIDYTKFDGQRGNDDAFGGMIRFQRNF
- a CDS encoding TetR/AcrR family transcriptional regulator, encoding MPRPSDAKTRFIDTAVILFQAHGYHGVGLSEIIEQAKAPKGSFYFHFPGGKEELAEHAVRSAGGYLIYVLNKSFRDAPSFRAGAELMIARLYDSFEASGWTLGCPITSVLLDTTPKSERLSLAIKDVMESWINCLADQIIRFHPEANGRALAMKILVSLEGAWILARMLRSREPFDQVMSVITANEV
- a CDS encoding DeoR/GlpR family DNA-binding transcription regulator, with amino-acid sequence MLTQQRKAHILAVLRETGEIVAKTLSRDLNLSEDTIRRDLRELAAEGLLQRVHGGALPASPALADFSGRQTIATDGKKAIGRAAAAMIQPGQVIFVDGGTTAVQLARHLPIDLEATIITHSPSIAVELINHPNITVEMIGGRLFKHSMVAVGASTIEAIAYYRADIYFMGVTGIHPEIGLTTGDSEEATVKRTLCRYAAETVVLASSEKLGAASPYVVVPMNYVQCLIVERDTPADATAAYDDMGIAVVTA
- a CDS encoding NUDIX domain-containing protein; amino-acid sequence: MTKLAERVRIQTVKTLSDDWYVLKKTTFDYQRGDGTWQTQNRETYDRGNGATILLCDRARRTVILTRQFRYPAFVSGYTELLIEAPAGLLDNISPEERIREEVEEETGYRVHHVQKVFEAFMSPGSVTEKLYFFVGAYTASDRIADGGGLASEGEDIEVLELPFAEAFAMIGTGAIQDAKTIMLLQYAALHIFA
- a CDS encoding DUF4406 domain-containing protein yields the protein MLILIAGPYRSGTNDDADKMAANLQRLEEASWPLFQAGHLPMIGEWVALPVWNAAGGRQVGDELYDQIFHPAAGRLIALCDAILRLPGESKGADNDVRLANERGIPVYYRLEDVPGYVAGTSSGRFSVAK
- a CDS encoding MFS transporter, encoding MSTPHSDAASDQQAISPWLTLLLATACGLIAANLYYGQPLAGPISAELGMSPAAAGLIVTLTQIGYGLGLLLIVPLGDLFENRRLILTVVLAGAAALLAAGLVTHPLPFLTAALFIGLGSVAVQILVPYAAHMAPEAARGKVVGNVVSGLMLGIMLARPVSSFIAQVSSWHAVFYLSSATMIVLMIVLALALPKRVPTSKPTYSHLLSSMGRLAVTTPILQRRALYQACMFGAFSLFWTTTPLLLASPEFGLSQGGIALFALAGVAGAIAAPIAGRWADRGLTRPATAFAMLLVAASFLITHLGPHGSTLALGLLTAAAILLDFGVTTSLVLGQRTIFSLGAEYRSRLNGLYMATFFTGGAIGSAVGGWAFAHGGWWLTSWIGFTLPVLALLYFATEKRPELVPAT
- a CDS encoding TetR/AcrR family transcriptional regulator; protein product: MSETTSSSTFAARSRGRPREFDMNEALDKALLVFSDRGYHATSIGNLTEAMQLASGSVYKAFKDKRGVFLAVFDRYRAIRSGKLRATVETGKPGYDRIRDALTFFADASHGIQGKRGCLVVNCATELATFDPEVAEKVATAMATNEAMLLELIEQGRKDGSVPTHIDGKVTARMMLCLVQGMRVVGKTGRTREEMVATVDVAMKTLI
- a CDS encoding c-type cytochrome; its protein translation is MKRLGLLFLAAVVVIAAGVAIFLFKPASLPDVSEAAAKLPTGQALIDRGEYLTRAADCVACHTTAGGKPYAGGLAFKLPFGTIYSPNITADKETGIGNWTDAEFVRALHQGIDKEGQNLYPAFSYAAYAQMTTEDALAIKAYLFSLPPVSAEAPKNELGFPFNQRYVMRFWNLLFVPSGPLQPDPKQSEEWNRGAYLVEAMAHCGECHTPRNLMFAVNNGKKFAGAELQGWKAYNISSDKQTGIGNWTDQQLFDYLSKGHAEGRGSATGSMGEAVDFSLRHLTPEDIKAIVTYVKSVPPQVSADKAIVKAEPATLTASTAYAPAANAATQDSLGLKIFQGACASCHGWNGEGLQTPYASLKGSRTVNDPDGTNLIQVILKGAHMTTQQGRQSMPGFANAYSDVEIAALSNYVLGHFGGKQSAITPDNVANARKQ
- a CDS encoding xanthine dehydrogenase family protein molybdopterin-binding subunit, with amino-acid sequence MSKPSSSPSPKTGTSRRAFLQGGGLILGFALFGAGVKPVLAASTALPVDGDVTAAFSPDAYIRIGTDGQITLILPNIEMGQGTHTGEATLIAEELEVGLDQVKAVDAPPNDKLYATAALGGQATGGSTSMRATWEPLRKAGATARMMLVAAAAAEWSVPVTECAARLGVVTHQPTGRQLAYGALADAAAKQPVPTEVKLKDQKDFQLIGKSSRRLDTPGKVNGAVKYGIDIRVPDMKVATVAACPVFGGKLQDVDDKAARAIPGVRDIVKLDNAVAVIGDHFWAAKKGLEALNITWNEGANAKLDSSNIMAALKAASEHKKPIMARQEGDVEAKMKAAAKKVEATYELPFLAHAPMEPINCVVHVRADECEIWVGTQVPAIAQGVAAQVTGYPLEKVILHNQLIGGGFGRRLVAESVAQAVAIAKQVSYPVKVIWTREEDIQHDLYRPAYYDRISAGLGEDGLPTVWVDHVAGGSVLGNYIPSGWPEDKLDDDAVEGAAKPPYDLPVIHVDWVREDPPVPITWWRGVGPTHNVFVVESFMDELAHAAGKDPVEYRRALTKNQPRVAGVLELVAEKSGWGTPLAAGMGRGISLHDAFGSFMAAVLEISVSPAGEITLHRAVVAVDCGVTINPNTVEAQIEGGLIFGLSAALYSGITFSEGRVDQSNFHDYRILRNNEAPKIEIHHVKSTESPGGIGETATVSAAPALGNAIFSATGKRLRTLPFNRDELKTGGTEKKSVSMIPPLTAPLFAALATTKAEEPSETASEEL